A portion of the Drosophila sechellia strain sech25 chromosome 2R, ASM438219v1, whole genome shotgun sequence genome contains these proteins:
- the LOC6609379 gene encoding aspartate aminotransferase, cytoplasmic isoform X3 — protein sequence MSIYADVPKGPAIEVFALTQAFKDDSNPNKVNLSVGAYRTDAGVPWVLPVVRKTEICIASDEQVNHEYLPVTGLETFTNAATELVLGADSPAIKENRAFGVQTISGTGALRIAADFLHTQLNRNVVYYSNPTWENHHKIFCDAGFTTVKSYRYWDQNKRQLDFKNMLADLNDAPPGAVIILHACAHNPTGIDPTQEQWTELADLMEKKKLFPLFDSAYQGFASGDPDRDAWAVRFFVQRGFELFACQSFAKNFGLYCERAGNLTVVQKNGATKAAVHSQLTLLIRGQYSNPPAYGARIVSKVLNTPELRKEWMASIQAMSSRIREMRTALRDKLVALGTPGTWDHIVNQIGMFSYTGLNESHVRVLIDRYHIYLLKTGRISMSGLNTGNVEYVAKAIHAAITGAGESAACPCDNKL from the exons CTTACAGGACAGATGCTGGAGTTCCCTGGGTTTTGCCTGTGGTGCGCAAGACGGAAATCTGCATTGCCAGCGATGAGCAGGTTAACCACGAGTATTTGCCAGTGACTG GACTCGAGACATTCACCAATGCGGCCACTGAATTGGTTCTGGGTGCTGATTCCCCTGCCATCAAGGAGAATCGC GCCTTTGGAGTGCAGACCATTTCCGGCACGGGTGCCCTGCGCATTGCCGCCGATTTCCTGCACACACAACTGAATCGCAATGTGGTTTACTACTCGAACCCCACGTGGGAGAATCACCACAAGATCTTTTGCGATGCCGGCTTTACGACCGTGAAATCGTACCGCTACTGGGACCAAAATAAACGCCAGTTGGACTTCAAGAACATGCTGGCCGATCTGAACGATGCTCCGCCCGGTGCTGTGATCATTCTGCACGCCTGTGCCCACAATCCCACCGGCATTGATCCCACCCAGGAGCAGTGGACCGAGCTGGCCGATCTGATGGAGAAGAAGAAGTTGTTCCCGCTATTCGACTCGGCTTACCAAGGCTTTGCCAGTGGTGATCCCGATCGCGATGCCTGGGCCGTTAGGTTTTTCGTGCAGCGTGGCTTCGAGCTCTTCGCCTGCCAGTCGTTCGCCAAGAACTTTGGTCTCTACTGCGAACGTGCCGGCAACCTGACGGTGGTGCAAAAGAATGGCGCTACCAAGGCAGCGGTTCACTCTCAGCTGACGCTGCTCATTCGTGGACAGTACTCGAATCCGCCCGCGTATGGAGCTCGCATCGTTTCCAAAGTCCTAAACACACCGGAGCTGCGCAAGGAGTGGATGGCCTCCATCCAGGCTATGTCGAGCCGCATCCGCGAGATGCGTACGGCTCTGCGTGACAAGCTGGTGGCCTTGGGCACACCCGGCACCTGGGATCACATTGTCAACCAGATCGGCATGTTCTCCTACACCGGTCTGAACGAGAGCCACGTTCGCGTGCTGATCGACCGGTACCACATTTACCTGCTAAAGACGGGACGCATCAGCATGAGTGGCCTGAATACGGGCAACGTTGAATATGTGGCCAAGGCGATCCATGCCGCGATCACCGGAGCAGGAGAAAGCGCAGCTTGTCCTTGTGACAACAAATTGTAA